In Pseudomonas fluorescens NCIMB 11764, a single window of DNA contains:
- the msrP gene encoding protein-methionine-sulfoxide reductase catalytic subunit MsrP translates to MLIKVPKTSDCHESDVTPESLYLSRRNVLGAAVAGLAVSSLPSWVSADDAVRYPDVEPGKAPSWFAEKLPSTRWGAVNVKDEAITPFKDATHYNNFYEFGTDKGDPATNAGALKTEPWSVVVDGEVGKPGRYALEDFMKPYQLEERIYRLRCVEAWSMVIPWIGFPLSALLKEVEPTSKARFIRFETLQDPKTMPGQRSGFALIDWPYVEGLRLDEAMNPLAILAVGMYGRELPNQNGAPLRLVVPWKYGFKSIKSIVRISLVSEQPKTTWQSIAADEYGFYANVNPTVDHPRWTQARERRLPSGLFKPNVRDTQMFNGYSDEVASLYAGLDLRKNY, encoded by the coding sequence ATGCTGATCAAAGTCCCCAAGACGTCCGACTGCCACGAGTCGGACGTTACGCCTGAATCCCTCTATCTATCTCGTCGAAATGTGCTGGGTGCTGCCGTCGCCGGTTTGGCAGTGAGCAGCTTGCCGAGCTGGGTCAGCGCGGACGATGCCGTGCGCTATCCGGATGTCGAGCCTGGCAAGGCGCCTTCCTGGTTTGCCGAGAAACTTCCTTCTACCCGGTGGGGGGCGGTCAACGTCAAGGATGAAGCGATCACGCCATTCAAGGATGCAACCCACTACAACAATTTCTATGAGTTCGGCACCGATAAAGGTGATCCGGCGACGAACGCGGGCGCGCTGAAAACCGAACCCTGGAGCGTTGTGGTGGATGGGGAGGTCGGCAAGCCGGGTCGATATGCGCTGGAAGACTTCATGAAGCCGTACCAGCTGGAGGAGCGCATTTATCGTCTTCGTTGCGTGGAGGCCTGGTCGATGGTTATCCCGTGGATCGGTTTTCCCCTATCGGCTCTGCTCAAGGAAGTGGAGCCGACCTCCAAAGCCAGATTCATACGCTTCGAAACCCTGCAGGATCCGAAGACCATGCCGGGTCAGCGCTCTGGTTTTGCCTTGATCGACTGGCCCTATGTAGAAGGGCTGCGTCTGGATGAGGCAATGAACCCGTTGGCGATTCTTGCGGTGGGCATGTATGGGCGCGAGTTGCCTAACCAGAATGGCGCGCCTTTGCGCCTGGTGGTGCCATGGAAATACGGCTTCAAGAGCATCAAATCCATCGTGCGGATCAGCCTCGTCAGCGAACAGCCGAAAACCACCTGGCAAAGCATTGCCGCGGATGAGTATGGCTTTTATGCGAACGTGAACCCTACTGTCGATCATCCGCGCTGGACCCAGGCCCGGGAGCGGCGTTTGCCGAGTGGTCTGTTCAAGCCCAACGTGCGCGACACGCAAATGTTCAACGGCTACTCGGATGAAGTCGCTTCTTTATATGCAGGGCTCGATCTGCGGAAGAATTACTGA
- the ilvC gene encoding ketol-acid reductoisomerase, whose protein sequence is MKVYYEKDCDLSIIQGKKVAIIGYGSQGHAQACNLKDSGVDVTVGLRKGSATVAKAEAHGLKVTDVASAVAAADLVMILTPDEFQSALYKNEIEPNIKKGATLAFSHGFAIHYNQVVPRADLDVIMIAPKAPGHTVRSEFVKGGGIPDLIAIYQDASGNAKNVALSYAAGVGGGRTGIIETTFKDETETDLFGEQAVLCGGTVELVKAGFETLVEAGYAPEMAYFECLHELKLIVDLMYEGGIANMNYSISNNAEYGEYVTGPEVINAESRQAMRNALKRIQDGEYAKMFISEGATGYPSMTAKRRNNAAHGIEIIGEQLRSMMPWIGANKIVDKAKN, encoded by the coding sequence ATGAAAGTTTATTACGAAAAAGACTGCGACCTGTCGATCATCCAGGGCAAGAAAGTTGCCATCATCGGTTACGGTTCCCAAGGCCACGCTCAAGCGTGCAACCTGAAAGACTCCGGCGTTGACGTCACTGTCGGCCTGCGTAAAGGCTCGGCCACTGTTGCCAAGGCAGAAGCCCACGGCCTGAAAGTGACCGACGTTGCTTCCGCAGTTGCAGCTGCCGACCTGGTCATGATCCTGACCCCGGACGAGTTCCAGTCTGCCCTGTACAAGAACGAAATCGAGCCGAACATCAAGAAAGGCGCCACCCTGGCCTTCTCCCATGGCTTCGCGATCCACTACAACCAGGTTGTGCCGCGCGCTGACCTCGACGTGATCATGATCGCGCCGAAGGCACCGGGTCACACCGTGCGTTCCGAGTTCGTCAAAGGCGGCGGTATTCCTGACCTGATCGCTATCTACCAGGATGCTTCCGGCAACGCCAAAAACGTTGCACTGTCCTACGCTGCTGGCGTGGGTGGTGGTCGCACCGGCATCATCGAAACTACCTTCAAAGACGAGACCGAAACCGACCTGTTCGGCGAGCAAGCCGTTCTGTGCGGCGGTACCGTTGAACTGGTCAAGGCCGGTTTCGAAACCCTGGTTGAAGCCGGCTACGCGCCGGAAATGGCCTACTTCGAGTGCCTGCACGAACTGAAACTGATCGTTGACCTCATGTACGAAGGCGGTATCGCCAACATGAACTACTCGATCTCCAACAACGCTGAATACGGCGAATACGTGACCGGCCCGGAAGTGATCAACGCCGAATCCCGTCAGGCCATGCGCAACGCCCTGAAACGTATTCAGGACGGCGAATACGCCAAGATGTTCATCAGCGAAGGCGCAACCGGCTATCCTTCGATGACCGCCAAGCGTCGTAACAACGCCGCTCACGGTATCGAAATCATCGGCGAGCAACTGCGCTCCATGATGCCGTGGATCGGTGCCAACAAGATCGTCGACAAAGCCAAAAACTAA
- the ilvN gene encoding acetolactate synthase small subunit has protein sequence MRHIISLLLENEPGALSRVVGLFSQRNYNIESLTVAPTEDPTLSRLTLTTVGHDEVIEQITKNLNKLIEVVKLVDLSESAHIERELMLVKVKATGAQRAEIKRTTDIYRGQIVDVSASVYTVQLTGTSDKLDSFIQSIGTASILETVRSGVTGIARGDKVLSI, from the coding sequence ATGCGGCATATTATTTCCTTGCTTCTGGAAAACGAACCCGGCGCTTTGTCTCGTGTAGTCGGCCTGTTCTCGCAGCGCAACTACAACATCGAAAGCCTGACTGTGGCGCCAACCGAAGACCCGACTCTGTCGCGTCTGACGCTGACCACGGTGGGCCACGATGAGGTCATCGAGCAGATCACCAAGAACCTGAACAAGCTGATTGAAGTGGTCAAACTGGTCGACCTGTCGGAAAGTGCTCACATCGAGCGCGAACTGATGCTGGTCAAGGTCAAGGCCACCGGCGCCCAGCGCGCCGAGATCAAGCGCACCACCGATATTTACCGTGGGCAGATCGTCGATGTCAGCGCTAGCGTGTATACCGTTCAATTGACCGGTACCAGCGACAAGCTCGACAGCTTCATTCAGTCCATCGGCACCGCGTCGATTCTGGAAACCGTCCGCAGCGGCGTAACCGGTATTGCTCGCGGCGACAAAGTACTCAGCATCTAA
- a CDS encoding acetolactate synthase 3 large subunit produces the protein MELLSGGEMLVRFLRDEGVKYIYGYPGGALLHVYDALFKEPEVTHILVRHEQAATHMADGYARATGKAGVVLVTSGPGATNAITGIATAYMDSIPMVVISGQVPSTMVGTDAFQETDMIGISRPIVKHSFMIKHASEIPEVMKKAFYLAQSGRPGPVVVDIPKDMTNPAEKYEYIFPKKAKLRSYSPAVRGHSGQIRKAAEMLLAAKRPVMYAGGGVILGGGSAPLTELAKMLNLPVTNTLMGLGAYPGTDRQFIGMLGMHGSYTANLAMHHADVILAVGARFDDRVINGASKFCPNAKIIHIDIDPASISKTIKADVPIVGPVESVLTEMVAILKEIGETPNKESVASWWKQVDEWRGDRGLFPYDKGDGSIIKPQTVIETLCEVTKGDAFVASDVGQHQMFAAQYYKFNKPNRWINSGGLGTMGFGFPAAMGIKLSFPDADVVCVTGEGSIQMNIQELSTCLQYGLPVKIVILNNGVLGMVRQWQDMSYGSRHSHSYMESLPDFVKLAEAYGHVGVRITESKDLKSKMEEAFAMKDRLVVLDISVDTSEHVYPMQIKDGSMRDMWLSKTERT, from the coding sequence GTGGAGCTTTTATCTGGCGGTGAGATGCTCGTCCGCTTTTTGCGTGACGAAGGCGTCAAATATATCTACGGGTACCCGGGTGGTGCTCTTCTTCATGTCTACGATGCCCTGTTCAAAGAACCGGAAGTGACACACATCCTGGTTCGTCACGAGCAGGCTGCGACCCATATGGCTGACGGCTATGCCCGTGCCACCGGTAAAGCCGGCGTGGTACTGGTGACCTCCGGCCCGGGCGCAACAAACGCCATCACCGGTATTGCCACCGCGTATATGGACTCCATTCCGATGGTGGTCATTTCCGGCCAGGTGCCTAGCACCATGGTAGGCACCGATGCGTTCCAGGAAACCGACATGATCGGTATCTCCCGGCCGATCGTGAAGCACAGCTTCATGATCAAGCACGCCTCGGAAATCCCGGAAGTCATGAAGAAGGCGTTCTACCTGGCGCAATCCGGTCGTCCTGGTCCGGTCGTTGTCGATATCCCGAAAGACATGACCAACCCGGCCGAGAAGTACGAATACATCTTCCCGAAAAAAGCCAAGCTGCGTTCCTACAGCCCGGCCGTTCGCGGTCACTCCGGGCAAATCCGCAAGGCAGCCGAAATGCTCCTGGCGGCCAAGCGTCCGGTGATGTACGCCGGCGGTGGCGTGATTCTCGGTGGTGGCTCCGCGCCGCTGACCGAATTGGCGAAGATGCTCAACCTGCCAGTGACCAATACCCTGATGGGGCTGGGTGCCTACCCTGGCACCGACCGTCAGTTCATCGGCATGCTCGGCATGCACGGCAGCTACACCGCTAACCTGGCGATGCACCATGCTGACGTGATCCTCGCAGTCGGCGCACGTTTCGACGATCGCGTGATCAACGGCGCGTCGAAGTTCTGTCCGAACGCCAAGATCATTCACATCGACATCGATCCGGCTTCGATCTCCAAGACCATCAAGGCCGACGTACCTATCGTCGGTCCGGTCGAGAGCGTCCTGACCGAAATGGTCGCGATCCTCAAGGAAATCGGCGAGACCCCGAACAAGGAGTCCGTTGCGAGCTGGTGGAAGCAGGTTGATGAATGGCGCGGTGATCGCGGCCTGTTCCCTTACGACAAGGGCGACGGCAGCATCATCAAGCCGCAGACTGTGATCGAAACCCTGTGCGAAGTGACCAAGGGGGATGCCTTTGTGGCCTCCGACGTGGGTCAGCACCAAATGTTCGCGGCGCAGTATTACAAGTTCAACAAGCCGAACCGCTGGATCAACTCCGGTGGCCTGGGCACCATGGGCTTCGGTTTTCCGGCGGCCATGGGTATCAAGTTGAGCTTCCCGGATGCCGACGTCGTCTGCGTGACAGGCGAGGGCAGTATCCAGATGAACATTCAGGAGTTGTCGACCTGCCTGCAGTACGGTTTGCCGGTCAAGATCGTCATCCTGAACAACGGTGTTCTGGGTATGGTTCGCCAATGGCAAGACATGAGTTACGGCAGCCGTCACTCGCACTCCTATATGGAATCGCTGCCTGATTTCGTCAAGCTGGCCGAGGCTTATGGTCACGTCGGCGTGCGCATCACCGAATCGAAAGATTTGAAGTCGAAGATGGAAGAAGCGTTCGCCATGAAGGATCGCCTGGTGGTGCTCGATATTTCGGTCGATACCAGCGAGCACGTCTACCCGATGCAGATCAAAGACGGCTCCATGCGCGATATGTGGCTGAGCAAGACGGAGCGTACTTAA
- the pssA gene encoding CDP-diacylglycerol--serine O-phosphatidyltransferase, which produces MSERPEEPNQASDAESLLPIDEHIEEGHDAEGRKVRHRGIYLLPNLFTTANLFAGFYSIISSMSAQSALSAGDAIGASKYFAFAAIAIFVAMVLDGLDGRVARMTNTQSAFGAEYDSLSDMVAFGVAPALLAFGWALGDMGKVGWMVAFIYVAGAALRLARFNTQVGTADKRYFIGLASPAAAGVVAGIVWAFSDYGIQGSKMSFLVALMVAAAGMLMVSNIKYNSFKELDLKGRVPFVAILAVVLVFAVVFSDPPRILLLVFLAYAASGPVQYLLRLRRHKNT; this is translated from the coding sequence ATGAGCGAACGTCCCGAAGAGCCAAACCAGGCTTCTGACGCCGAAAGCCTGCTGCCCATCGATGAACACATCGAAGAAGGGCATGACGCTGAAGGTCGTAAAGTCCGGCATCGTGGTATCTATCTTCTGCCGAATCTGTTTACCACTGCGAACCTGTTCGCAGGGTTCTACTCCATCATCAGCTCGATGAGTGCCCAGAGCGCGTTGAGTGCCGGTGATGCAATCGGTGCGAGCAAGTATTTTGCGTTTGCCGCGATCGCCATTTTTGTCGCCATGGTGCTCGACGGTCTCGACGGTCGCGTTGCCCGTATGACCAATACCCAGAGTGCCTTCGGTGCCGAGTACGACTCGCTCTCCGATATGGTCGCCTTCGGTGTCGCACCGGCATTGCTGGCCTTTGGCTGGGCCTTGGGCGATATGGGCAAGGTCGGCTGGATGGTCGCCTTCATTTATGTCGCTGGCGCCGCACTGCGTCTGGCGCGTTTCAATACCCAAGTGGGCACTGCGGACAAACGCTACTTCATCGGCCTGGCCAGTCCGGCTGCCGCGGGTGTGGTTGCAGGGATTGTCTGGGCGTTCAGCGATTACGGCATTCAGGGCTCGAAGATGTCTTTCCTGGTGGCGCTAATGGTCGCCGCCGCCGGCATGTTGATGGTCAGTAACATCAAGTACAACAGCTTCAAGGAGCTGGACCTGAAAGGGCGCGTACCTTTTGTGGCGATCCTTGCGGTCGTGCTGGTGTTCGCCGTCGTATTCAGTGATCCGCCGCGCATCCTGCTGCTGGTTTTCCTCGCCTACGCAGCATCGGGTCCGGTTCAATATCTGTTACGTCTTCGTCGGCACAAAAACACGTAA
- the msrQ gene encoding protein-methionine-sulfoxide reductase heme-binding subunit MsrQ yields MRYPIWRVAVFIAAAIWPLLWLYQAWADVLGPDPGKVLVDRLGLGALVLLLITLSMTPLQKLSGWAGWIAVRRQLGLWCFAYVVLHLSGYTAFILGFDWSQMGVELRKRPYIIVGALGFLCLLVLALTSNRYSQRRLGSRWKKLHRLVYVVLGLGLLHMLWIVRADLKEWAVYASIGGLLLVLRLPPVTRRIPRLIAKKPSSARKA; encoded by the coding sequence ATGCGATATCCGATATGGCGAGTGGCGGTCTTCATCGCGGCGGCGATATGGCCGTTGCTTTGGCTTTACCAGGCCTGGGCGGATGTGCTGGGGCCGGATCCGGGTAAGGTGCTGGTTGATCGGTTAGGGCTGGGGGCGCTTGTGCTACTGCTTATTACGTTGAGCATGACGCCTTTGCAGAAACTTAGCGGTTGGGCGGGGTGGATTGCTGTCCGTCGGCAACTGGGTTTGTGGTGTTTCGCTTATGTGGTTCTGCATTTGAGCGGTTACACGGCGTTCATTCTCGGTTTCGATTGGTCCCAGATGGGTGTCGAATTGCGCAAACGTCCCTACATTATTGTCGGGGCGCTTGGCTTCCTTTGTTTGTTGGTGTTGGCGTTGACCTCTAATCGCTACAGTCAGCGGCGTTTGGGATCTCGCTGGAAGAAGTTGCATCGGCTGGTTTATGTGGTTCTCGGACTCGGATTGCTGCATATGTTGTGGATTGTGCGTGCCGATCTAAAGGAGTGGGCGGTTTATGCCTCAATAGGGGGGCTGCTGTTAGTGCTGCGCCTACCCCCGGTAACCCGCCGAATTCCACGTCTAATCGCTAAAAAGCCATCTTCTGCAAGAAAAGCGTAA